Part of the Mycolicibacterium thermoresistibile genome, CCTCGGCCAGGATGGTGGCCTCGGTGATGCCCAGACCGTGTCCGCCGTACTCCTCGGGGATGGTCATGCCGAGCCATCCGCCGCCGGCGATCGCGTCGTAGAACTCCTGCGGGAACTCGTGATTGAGATCCTTCTCCATCCAATAGGTGTCGTCGAACTTCGCGGCCAGCTCCCGCACCGAGGCGCGGATGAGTTCCTGATCCTCGGTCAGCTCGAAGTGCATACCGCCCGACACGTGTGTTTCTCCCTCTTGATCTCGGATGGAGCGACTCTCGATCGTCCGCTCGGGTTGTGTGGCACCGGTTGAGGCCCCACCGGGTGGCCCAGCCGCCGCGGCGCACCGACTCCCGCCGGCGCGCCCCGCCGTCCGTGGGTCAGTCCTTGACGCCGGTGACCGCCTTCGCATTCGCCTGGAAGTCGGCGAAGCTCGCGCCGGTCTTGTCCTTCTTGCTGAGTGCGCGGATGGAGACGTCGTGGCCTTCGGCGGCTTTGCGTAGGGCTCCGACGGTGGCTTTGTCGCGGGGGATGTGGGTGAAGGGGTCGAAGGAGTACCAGCGCATGGCGTTTTCGTGGGTGATCTTGTTGATCTCGTCGTCGGGGACGTTGTTGGCGGTCAGCACCTCCCACAGTTCCTCCGGCGCGCCGGGCCACATCGAGTCCGAGTGCGGGTAGTCGGCTTCCCAGCAGATGTTGTCGATGCCGATGCGGTGGCGTAGTTGCACCCCCACCGGATCGGAGATGAAACAGGTCAAGAAGTGCTCCCGGAACACCTCGCTGGGCAGTTTGCCGCCGAAGTCCTGATGGGTCCAGGTCGAATGCATGTCATAGGTGCGGTCCACCCGTTCCAGAAAATACGGGATCCAGCCGGTGCCGCCCTCACTGAGCGCGATCTTCAGATCCGGATACTTCTTGATCGGCGCCGACCACAACAGATCGGCGGCGGCCTGCACGATGTTCATCGGCTGCAGGGTGATCATCACATCCATCGGCGCGTCCGGGGCGGTGATCGCCAACTTGCCCGACGAACCGATGTGCACGTTGAGCACCATGTCGGTGTCACACAACGCCTCCCACATCGGCTTCCAATAGTCCAGATCGTGAAAACTCGGATACCCCATCGCCGCCGGATTCTCGGTGAACGTCAACGCGTGCACCCCCTTGGCGGCGACCCGGCGGATCTCATCGGCACACAACTGCGGATCCCAGATCACCGGCAACGCCATCGGGATGAACCGGCCCGGATACGCCCCGCACCACTCCTCGATATGCCAATCGTTGTACGCCCGCACCAACGCCAACGAGAACTCACTGTCCTCGGTGACGAACAACCGCCCCGCAAACCCCGGAAACGACGGAAAACAGATCGACGCCAAAATCCCCCCGGCGTTCATGTCCTTGACCCGCTCATCGACCTGCCAACACCCCGGCCGGATCTCATCGAGCCCCTGCGGCTCCAGCCCGTACTCCTCCTTGGGCCGGCCCGCCACCGCATTGAGCGCCACATTCGGGATCACCACATCCCGAAACTGCCAGGTATCCGAACCATCCGGGTTGTGCACCAACCGCGGCGCATCATCGAGATACTTCCTCGGCAGATGATTGCGGAACATATCCGGCGGCTCAACCGTGTGATCATCCACGCTGATCAAGATCATGTCGTCCTTCTGCACAGCGGCACCTCCCTGATCCCCGACAGCTCCGTCCGGGCGTGTTCTCGATCTTTGAAAACTATCTTCTCATCCGATGAGAATCAACGTTTGACCCTTGCCTCGACCCTCGTCCGGCACCGAGCTCGCCCGCTCGGCGCCCTCGCGGCCACCTCGGCATTGACCTTCGCGGCAAAAGGTGGAAATGTATTAGTCGCAAATGAGAACGTGATTCTCGTCAGCGAGAGGAGGCTGGTCGTGCGGCTGGCGCCGTTACCGGCGGAGCAATGGGATGACGAGGTGCTCAGCGCGCTCGCCGTCATGCTTCCCGAGGAACGCCGTAATCCCGACGGTGCGGGCACCGCGTTGTCCACGCTGGTGCGTCATCCCCGGCTGACCAAGGCGTTCCTGCGGTTCAGCAATCACCTGTTGTTCCGCTCGACCCTGCCGCCGCGGCTGCGGGAGCTCGCCGTGCTGCGGGTGGCGCACCGCCGCAGCTGCGATTACGAGTGGGCGCATCACGTCTTCATCGGCAAGGCCGAGGGCCTCACCGACGACGACATCGCGGGCGTCCAGCGCGGTGCCGTCGACGACCCGTTCGACCAGGCGGTGCTCGACGCGGTCGACGAACTCGAGGAGCATTACCGGATCTCCGACGCGACGTGGGCGACCCTTGGCGCCCGCCTCGACGAGCGGCAACTGATGGATCTGGTTTTCACAGTCGGCTGCTATGGCCTGATGGCCATGGCCTACAACACTTTCGGCATCACGCCCGAGACAGGGAGGTAGAAGGGTGGCACATTTTCCCAAGCCCGCCGTCGGTAGCTGGACCGAGAACTGGCCCGAGCTGGGCACAGCACCGGTCGATTACACCGACTCGATCGACCCGGAGCAGTGGAAACTCGAACAGCAGGCCATCTTCCGCAGGCTGTGGCTGCACGTCGGCCGGGTGGAGCGGCTACCGAAGGCCGGCAGCTACTTCACCCGGGAGATGCCCTCGGTCGGCGCCGGAACCTCGATCATCGTCAACCGGGACAAGGACGGCACGATCCGCGCGTTCTACAACCTGTGCCGCCACCGCGGCAACAAACTGGTGTGGAACGACTATCCCGGCGAGGAGGTCTCGGGGACCTGTCGGCAGTTCACCTGCAAGTACCACGGTTGGCGCTATGCGCTCAACGGTGACCTGACCTTCATCCAGCAGGAAGACGAGTTCTTCGACGTCGACAAGGCCGACTACGGCCTCAAGCCGATCCGGTGCGAGGTGTGGGAGGGCTTCATCTTCGTCAACTTCGACGACGACGCCGAACCGCTGGAGGACTACCTCGGCGAGTTCGGCCAGAACCTGAAGGGCTATCCCTTCCACGAGATGACCGAGGTGTACAGCTACCGCGCGGAGGTCAACGCGAACTGGAAGCTGTTCATCGACGCGTTCACCGAGTTCTACCACGCGCCGGTGCTGCACAATAAGCAGGCGGTCAAGGAGGAGGCCGAGAAGCTCGCCAAATACGGCTACGAGGCCCTGCACTACGACATCAAGGGCCCGCACTCGATGATCTCTTCGTGGGGCGGGATGGCCCCGCCCAAGGATCCGAGCATGGTCAAGCCGATCGAGCGGATCCTCAACAGCGGGTTGTTCGGCCCGTGGGACCGCCCCGACATCAAGGGCATCGCCCCCGACGAACTGCCGCCGGCGATCAACCCGTCCCGGCAACCGTTCTGGGGTCAGGACAGCTTCGAGTTCTTCCCGAACTTCACGCTGCTGATCTGGGCTCCGGGGTGGTATCTCACCTACAACTACTGGCCCACCGACGTCACCAAGCACATCTTCGAGGCGTCGCTGTACTTCGTGCCGCCGAAGACCACCCGCCAGCGGTTGGCCCAGGAACTGGCCGCGGTGACGTTCAAGGAGTACGCGTTGCAGGACGCGAACACGCTGGAGGCCACCCAGACCCAGATCGGCACCCGCGCGGTGACCGAGTTCCCGCTGTGCGACCAGGAGGTGCTGTTGCGCCACCTGCACCACACCGCGCATCAGTACGTCGACAAGTACAAGGAAGAACTCGCCCAGAAGGCCCAGCAGACCAACGGGTCGAAGAAGGAAGGCGCCAGGAGCACCGCACATGTCTGACACCAGAGAACCCATGCTGCCCGACGAATTCGCCGATCTGGAGAAGTTCAGCGATTGGTGTCTGGCCACCGAGCCGGAACGCTACGCCAAGCGGCTGGCCTCCAGCATGGCCGAGATGCAGGAGTTCTACGACGCGGGTATGGCCAGGCTCGAGGACATCATGGAGTACCTCGACTCCCGGTTCCCGCTGCACCAGATGCCGCCGAAGGCGAAGAACCTGATGCACCTCGCCCAGTCGGTGGTGATGGTCAGCTTCCCGATCGAGGTGTGGAAGCAGCCGCGGGTACTCGACAGCGGCGCCACCTGGCTGGAGATCGTCCAGGAGCCGGTGGTCTGAGCGTGCTGACGCTGCGAGCGGCGGGCCTGCTGGACGTCGACGCCGGCGAGATCGTCCGGCCGGGGCTGGTCCGCATCGTGGACGACCGCATCGTCGGCGTCGGCGGCCCCGAGGGGGGTCACGTGATCGATCTGGGCGACGCGATCCTGTTGCCCGGGTTGATGGACATGGAGGTCAACCTGCTGATGGGCGGCCGGGGGGAGACCCCCGGCCTCTCCCAGGTTCAGGACGATCCGGCGACCCGGGTGCTGCGCGCGGTCGGCAATGCGCGCCGCACGCTGCGGGCCGGGTTCACCACCGTGCGCAACCTCGGACTGTTCGTCAAGACCGGGGGGTATCTGCTCGACGTCGCGCTCGGCAAGGCGATCGACGCGGGCTGGATCGAGGGGCCGCGGGTGGTGCCCGCCGGGCACGCGATCACCCCGACCGGCGGGCACCTCGACCCGACCATGTTCGCGGCGTTCATGCCCGGCGCGCTCGAACTGACCGTCGAGGAGGGCATCGCCAACGGCGTCGACGAGATCCGCAAGGCGGTGCGCTACCAGATCAAGCACGGCGCCCAGGTGATCAAGGTGTGCTGTTCGGGCGGTGTCATGTCGCTCACCGGAGAGGCCGGAGCACAACACTATTCGGACGAGGAACTGCGGGCGATCGTCGACGAGGCGCACCGCCGCGGGCTCAAGGTGGCCGCGCACACGCACGGCGCGGAAGCGGTGAAGCACGCGATCGAGTGCGGCATCGACTGCATCGAGCACGGGTTCCTGATGGACGACGAGGCCATCAAGATGCTCGTCGACAACGACCGGTTCCTGGTGTCGACACGACGGCTGGCCGAGTACATGGACGTCTCCAAGGCGCCGCCGGAATTGCAGGCCAAGGCCGCCGAGATGTTCCCCAGGGCGCGCACGTCGATCAAGGCCGCGTTCGAGGCCGGCGCGAAGATCGCCGTCGGCACCGACGCTCCGGCGATCCCGCACGGCCGCAACGCCGAGGAACTGGTAACCCTGGTCCAGTGGGGTCTGCCGCCCGCCGCGGTGCTGCGCGCCGCCACGGTGACCGCCGCGGACCTGATCGGCCGGTCCGACCTGGGCCGCATCGCCGAGGGATGTCTCGCCGACATCGTCGCGGTACCGGGCGACCCGCTGGCCGATATCGGCGTTACACGAGAAGTCAATTTTGTAATGAAGGGCGGTGAGGTCTTCCGACATGACGCGAACTGACGATCTCGTCGAGATCCAGCAGCTCCTGGCCAAGTACGCGGTCACCATCACCCAGGGCGACATCGACGGGCTGATCTCGGTGTTCACCCCCGACGGCAGCTACAGTGCGTTCGGGTCGACCTACACCCTGGCCCGGTTCCCCGAACTCGTCGCGGCCGCCCCCAAAGGCCTGTTCATGACGGGCGAGTCGCTGGTGACGTTCGACGCCGACGACCCGGACAAGGCGTCCGGCACCCAACCCCTGTGCTTCATCGAGCATTCCACGCACGACATGCGCATCGGCTACTACAACGACACCTACGTCCGCACCGCGGACGGCTGGCGGCTGCGCACCCGCGCCATGACATTCATCCGGCGCAGCGGCGCGCACGACTCCGGCCGCCCCCACGCGATCGGCCGGCCGGAGGCCGGATGAGCGTCGACTTCTCCAGTCCCGCCGAGTTCCGCACCGCCCTGGTGGCCTGGCTCGACGAGCGACGCGAGTCGGGCGAATTGACCCCGCCCACCGGCGAGCCGACGCTGGAGGACACCATGCGGCAGTTCGCCCGGGTGCTGCGGATGCTCTACGACGCCGGCTGGAGCCGCTACGGCTGGCCCGAGCGGGCCGGCGGTCTCGGCGGTCCCGACATCCTGCGCGCGATCGTCGGCGAGGAGGTGG contains:
- a CDS encoding amidohydrolase family protein — protein: MQKDDMILISVDDHTVEPPDMFRNHLPRKYLDDAPRLVHNPDGSDTWQFRDVVIPNVALNAVAGRPKEEYGLEPQGLDEIRPGCWQVDERVKDMNAGGILASICFPSFPGFAGRLFVTEDSEFSLALVRAYNDWHIEEWCGAYPGRFIPMALPVIWDPQLCADEIRRVAAKGVHALTFTENPAAMGYPSFHDLDYWKPMWEALCDTDMVLNVHIGSSGKLAITAPDAPMDVMITLQPMNIVQAAADLLWSAPIKKYPDLKIALSEGGTGWIPYFLERVDRTYDMHSTWTHQDFGGKLPSEVFREHFLTCFISDPVGVQLRHRIGIDNICWEADYPHSDSMWPGAPEELWEVLTANNVPDDEINKITHENAMRWYSFDPFTHIPRDKATVGALRKAAEGHDVSIRALSKKDKTGASFADFQANAKAVTGVKD
- a CDS encoding carboxymuconolactone decarboxylase family protein → MRLAPLPAEQWDDEVLSALAVMLPEERRNPDGAGTALSTLVRHPRLTKAFLRFSNHLLFRSTLPPRLRELAVLRVAHRRSCDYEWAHHVFIGKAEGLTDDDIAGVQRGAVDDPFDQAVLDAVDELEEHYRISDATWATLGARLDERQLMDLVFTVGCYGLMAMAYNTFGITPETGR
- a CDS encoding SRPBCC family protein, whose protein sequence is MAHFPKPAVGSWTENWPELGTAPVDYTDSIDPEQWKLEQQAIFRRLWLHVGRVERLPKAGSYFTREMPSVGAGTSIIVNRDKDGTIRAFYNLCRHRGNKLVWNDYPGEEVSGTCRQFTCKYHGWRYALNGDLTFIQQEDEFFDVDKADYGLKPIRCEVWEGFIFVNFDDDAEPLEDYLGEFGQNLKGYPFHEMTEVYSYRAEVNANWKLFIDAFTEFYHAPVLHNKQAVKEEAEKLAKYGYEALHYDIKGPHSMISSWGGMAPPKDPSMVKPIERILNSGLFGPWDRPDIKGIAPDELPPAINPSRQPFWGQDSFEFFPNFTLLIWAPGWYLTYNYWPTDVTKHIFEASLYFVPPKTTRQRLAQELAAVTFKEYALQDANTLEATQTQIGTRAVTEFPLCDQEVLLRHLHHTAHQYVDKYKEELAQKAQQTNGSKKEGARSTAHV
- a CDS encoding metal-dependent hydrolase family protein, whose product is MLTLRAAGLLDVDAGEIVRPGLVRIVDDRIVGVGGPEGGHVIDLGDAILLPGLMDMEVNLLMGGRGETPGLSQVQDDPATRVLRAVGNARRTLRAGFTTVRNLGLFVKTGGYLLDVALGKAIDAGWIEGPRVVPAGHAITPTGGHLDPTMFAAFMPGALELTVEEGIANGVDEIRKAVRYQIKHGAQVIKVCCSGGVMSLTGEAGAQHYSDEELRAIVDEAHRRGLKVAAHTHGAEAVKHAIECGIDCIEHGFLMDDEAIKMLVDNDRFLVSTRRLAEYMDVSKAPPELQAKAAEMFPRARTSIKAAFEAGAKIAVGTDAPAIPHGRNAEELVTLVQWGLPPAAVLRAATVTAADLIGRSDLGRIAEGCLADIVAVPGDPLADIGVTREVNFVMKGGEVFRHDAN
- a CDS encoding nuclear transport factor 2 family protein, with the protein product MTRTDDLVEIQQLLAKYAVTITQGDIDGLISVFTPDGSYSAFGSTYTLARFPELVAAAPKGLFMTGESLVTFDADDPDKASGTQPLCFIEHSTHDMRIGYYNDTYVRTADGWRLRTRAMTFIRRSGAHDSGRPHAIGRPEAG